A region of the Sminthopsis crassicaudata isolate SCR6 chromosome 6, ASM4859323v1, whole genome shotgun sequence genome:
GATATGTGAGAAAATAGCCTCATCACAAAAATTGCCAAAGAGAATGAACTGCCTCAGGTGACTGGGCCAGCCTCCACATCCCTGGGTATTCAGCTAGTGAGGAAGTTCATGGTCAGTGATGGATTGGACAAGATGACCTCTGGTTCTCTTgctagcaacaacaacaaagacgTTACCCACAGTCTCCTGGACTTGACATTAACCcataaaagtttaagaaaactattttaataaatgtGACTATATTGAATACTTCATGTATTCATATAACATGAAAAGTTCTCAAAATGGGGAGACCtagcagaagaaatcaaaagcACAGAAGAGTCCATTATCATCCCTGTCATTTTGTCTGCTTTTTTGGTTGCCCCAAAAATTGTATTCAGTGAGCCTGTCGAAAAAGAACTGACAATACTTTTATTTAGCTCTAAAAAGCAACCATTATATCAGCCTACACAATGGTCTGCTGAACAAATATTAAACAGAGATACAATATAGGAGCAATAATAGAATAGTGACCTCTCCCAGGAGTGTGTCTGTCTGAAGTCTGTTAAATatcaaaagagaataataaaaaagtttccatatttatgtgtatttaatatatatgtaatatatatatgtgtgtacatagataaagaaatagagagcaaatgGTAGTTTTGGATAGAGTATCAAGTCTGGAATTAAAAActctcatcttcatgagttcaaattcagcctcagacatttactagttgtgtgatactgggcaagtcacttaaatctgtttgcctcaagtttccttatctataaaatgagctggaaaagaaaatgacaaaccactttaagatctctgctaaaaaaaaacaaataaacaaacaaacaaaacaaacaaacaaaaaaagaaaaacactaaatTGGATAAAGagaagttggacacaactgattAACAACAAAAGATATATTAATAGCAAATGCTACTATTGTTGAAAGCTTCCTTAAAATCCTAAAATACTCAGAGAATATTTAGAACAATTTCAGTCTGAAGGGTATATTGATCCTTGGTACAATACCCCCAAAAAATGGCtttccagcctttgcttgaataCCCTTAAATGATAGGATCTCATGAGACTGACTTTGCCATTGTTCATGAAATATTCCCCATCAACATCATCCTTCATTATGGGATCATAAGCCTGAGGTAGTTCTTTGGATGTGATCTAGCTCAATCCATTCTTCccaaattaagaaactgaagccAGAAGCTTAAGGGCCCAGAGCTAGCAAGTCATGGAGTTGCAATGGGTCCCCTGTTGCTCTTATTCCCaatccagaactctttccactGCATCTCAATTATTGCTCACTTTTCTGAGCCTCTACATGAGTTTTCACTATGCAATTTAGCACTTAATTTCATTGGCTTCAAATTATTCAAGAATGACTTCATGTGGGATAGTCTCAGATCCCCAAGCAGATGGTAAATTCTCTAAGAGTACAAAccactttcttccatttcttttgtatCTCACAAAGTATAGAACTTTGCATGTGATAAAAAGAGCCCAACTTTAATTGGAAAGCATGAGAACCAGAGCAGAAATGTACTACCTGTTATGTTTTGGCGAGTAACTTTAACTCTTAAATTTCTGAATGAGTTGGCAGGGATGTCAGATGCTACTAGTCCAACTCatgtaaaataaattcccacTATAATATGCCAACAAGTGGCCATCCAATCTCTACTTGAAGGACTCCGAGGGCAGAGAACCTCTCCCCTTTTGAGACAATCCAATCTGCTTTTTTAGGAAgtaatttcttctgaaattagGCTTAAATTTCAACCTCAGTCTAATTTaatgtaaattgggaatgattttATGTCTATAGGAAGTAAgaaatgaatatttgttttttttaatgtcacacAGTAGCATAGTCAATATATCCTCTCAACTAAAATGGGTGTAGAAAGTTGTTTGAAGAGAAAAGCTTATGATTCaatgataaaagagaaaagaagcaacTGGGCAGGAATtagagaatctggattcaaatcctgcttctgatgctTCCTGACTGTTACTTTGGGTAAGTCAATTAACtccttgaacctcagtttcttcatcagtaaaatgagaaagttggactagatgacctccaagagcttctccatctctaaatctgtggTCTTATGAACCTCATGATAAAAGAGTGAAAAGATCACTGAGAGTACACTGGTTGCAATATACAGGGAAAGGTCAGTTAAGATGTGACAAAGCACTTGCCATGTGACCTAGGCTCAGTCTAGAAATGTATCACCCTTATGAGAGTCAGAAAGCATAGAGAACTTAGTACATAAAATTAGAATCAGAAAGGAGATTTGCACACTGAATATCTGAGCTGGAAGAGAACATAGAACTTAGACTATCAGAAACAGAAGGGGGCTTAGAGTGTTAGAACAGGAAGAGATTTCCCAACATGGAATGTCAAATCAGGAAGGAAACAGAGTagagaacacagaatgtcagagttggaacaCTTCCCCATCTGTAGCAACAAGGCTGCCCCTGTTGatcttttatgtttttatcttCCTTATGATCATTCAAATTGTCTCTTTTCCAATACCGTGGATGGGAAACTTCCatctatcatatatttattttcttaatattaaaataCCCTCTTAGATcaagaaattgagattcagaaaagTAAGGTCTCAATAGGCAGACAGGAAGCTGACCCTGAGTAAGCACAGAGACTTCCTCAGGATCAAGAAGGCATTGAAAGTAAAGAGGCAAGGGATCAGGCTCCAACTGTTAAGCCTCTGGCATGGTATGTTTGAGGAACAGGGACCTTACTTGCATGGGTCAGAAGCTAGCTAAGTCAACAATTATTCTGTAGCAGgctacagagaaaagaaaaagggaaaaaagaggctACTCTCTTGCCCTCCTTACATTTTAATTAGTCAAACAGATAATAATCAGGAATAGTCAGACGCCAGAGAGCAGGCCAGAATCCAGGCCAACAATCATGAGGCCCAGGATgagcaagaaggaagaggacaAAGCAAAGAACAGATTTTAGGATGAGCAGGAAAACTGAAAAGAACACCGAGAGAGGCTTCCTGGAAAGATGGAACCAACCCCAAAATGGCACGGTGATGAACAGATGGGAGTATCTTGGTGCTATGTAACTGTCCCCAGTGGGAAGTGGGAGGCAAACCCAAAGAGACAGGAAGGCCTTGAATCCTCTGAATGGCCTATGTAATTGTTAAGAAAGGTGACGCAGAGAGGCTGCAAACAGCAAGCAACAGATTCTATTCTTGAATTTGTTGATAGGAAACTGGTTTAGGGAGGAAAACACTTCACTAGAATTGGGAAATCTGAGTTCAACCCCCAACACAGCTCATGAGATATAGGACAAATCACGCCCCCTGTAAAATTCGATTTTCTGATTTgtgaaatgaaagagttggacctCTAGAGTCCCTTACAGTTTTAACATCCTGAGTTCCGAagatccttcccagctctgatattcaaTGTTCCATGAGCCCTCCCAGTTTTGACACTTtgagttctaaggttccttccagctgtgACATCCCGAGTTCTAAAGTCCTTCCTGAACTCTAAGCTCCCATACTCCATTGCTAAGGCTGCTTTCCAGTTCTAACATCCTATGATCCTACAACCTTAAATGCATTTGCTAAAAAGCACCTGGTAACACtttagatagagcactgggactTGCGTCAAGAGAATTAGAGTTCAAAAATGGCCTCCGATTTTTACTAGTCTCCCTGAGAAAGTGACTTTgtttcttagtttcctcagctataaaatgggaagaataacaGCACCCACCTCTCAGTATGTTAGATCagaggagataatatttataaatcacttagcAAAATACCTGAAACACAGTAGGCACCAATTAaatgttccttttcttccttcttctcacaTAATATTCCCAATTTCTATTGCCAAAGTGGGACCAATTATTCAGGTCCCAAAGATCCACCTAGCACCACAGGAATACCTGATGTCAAAGAGAATCAGATGAACTGACCACCTTACTCCATTCAAACTAGTTTAAGTGAAATCAGCTGGTCTGAGAGGGCCTCTTTTCACTTAacccaaagaaaagcaaaaaaccctAAGCCTGATTTCACCTGTTTGTGATCATtacaagagaaggaagaaagatgcttaaatcagaatcaaagaatttcagagttttaCTGCAGAGGTCATTACATCAAAAGAAATTCTCTCTAGAACATACCTAGCAAGCAGTTCTCCAGCTTCCACCAAAAGACCTCCGGTAATGAGCAATTTGAATCTTCTGTGGGAGCTCATTCTGCCTTTTGGACAGCATGACGCTAACCTCTGCCTCTGGGTAACTCCTAGGTTAGCGGTCTTAGTTATACCATCTGGGACTGATGAGAGAACTCTAGGCCTCTTTCACTTGGTAGCCCTTTCAAACATGCCAAAGCAGCTCTCATAGTCACCGCAAGTCTTCTCTTCAGCAGTAAGCATCTCTTGCTCCTGCATTTGTTCCTCATGTAGCTTGACCTCAGGTCCCGTCACTATCTTGGTTCCTTCCTTTTGGAGGCTACTCCTCTTCCTCAGTGCCCTCCCTAAAATAAAGTTCTCAGAAACAAGCACATGATTGCAGGGACATTGAATGAGGACAGATTACAACAGAGCTCTTGCCTTGTTAATCACTCTTCCTTGATTAATCCACTAAAGACTGGGTTAGTTTTTCATCTGCCATGCAACTGTTGACATGGATTGAACTTTGGAGAACTGTTTATTCTTTCCTGAAGTGCTTGACCATACATGGAACCATTCTGGTTTGAGGGCAGCTATATAGTGGGCAGTCCCAGAGTCCTCAGCAATCTGTACTTTTCCTGATCATATCCCTGAATGTGGTGGTTGGTCACTCACAGTTTCTAAGTTTTAGTTAGCCACATGAAGAAGGAAGCTACCCAGGTTCAAGCTTAAGGCTTCAGTCCCAGAAGTCCAGAGCAGGGCTTCTCAAACTACGTCtcgcgggccagatgcggccactgggttatggcaaatgggctgacagagtgtgagttttaactatagtctggccttccaccagtctgagggacagtgaactggccccccatttaaaaagtttgaggaccgctgaTCCAGAGCaatcagaatcatagaattagaactgGAGAAGACTTTACAGAACGTCTAATCTCACATATTCAaattacagctaaggaaactgaagcccttAGAGGGTAagcgattttttttttccagggtcacagagtttgTTTGTGTCAGGGACAGGTTTGTGTCATAGGATTTGAAGCcatttctttttaacttcaagTCCATTACTCTACTCATTCCATTACCCTACCTCTCAAAACCATGAGCTTGTCTCCTCACATAGCCATTTGATATACTCTGAGTCCACTCTCTGGTTTGCCACTTGTTCAATCATAAAGAAACAAGGGGTTCTGGGATTTCTCTTTGTCTGTTTAATCATTCAAAAATGGCGCCTTAATTGAGTCAACTCAGTAACCTGATAAGAAATGCTAGAGACAAATGTCAGTGAGCacatatttctcttcctttttctccatctttaatcatgttctttattttctctcttcttttccctattCCCCTTGTTTCCCTTCCACATGTTTTAACGCATTCTGATCTCTATATAAGCCAGTTCATATTGGGCTTGCCAGCCCTGGCTCTCTGTCCATGGTTGtctgtttttattcctttcctaaCGGCCGGCCCTAAACGGCTCCtcatccttcccttttttctgtcttCCCCTTTCTGTCCCTGCCTCTCCTTTCTCTTACCCTCTCCCTGTTAATAAGATCTTGTGGGTGGCTACAGAGTCTCCCAACtgtgttttctttccccttctctctcatcTTGGTGGGGTCTGTAGCCAGCTCTGCTGTTGCTCAGAGATGTGGAGGCAGTTGCTAAGAGACAGTGAAACGTCAGTACCTGGCCCtcgaggaaaaaaagagagagagaaagagggagagagggagggggaggagggagccaGGAAGGGGAGGGAGACCTGGCTGAAGCCACACACTCCAGCAGCTTTGGTACCAGCTGAGTTTCAAGAATAGGCTTTGGGGTGCTCTGAACTTTCCTCTGAGCGCCCCTGTCTCTCGGCCCATCTCAGAGAAGAGGGCTTGAAAGGGACGGAAGGAGAACGCCTCAGGAGGTGCTGGCCAGGGAGCCCGGAGAcatggaggaggagagggagggggagggaaagagaaaaggagggaaggaaggcaagctgtTCTCCTGAAACAACCTGGGATTCCAAGAGGGAAATCCTTGTCTGCCTCCACACTGAATGCAGCGTTCCTGGGCCAGAGTGAGTAATTGCTTTAGGGGATACAGAGTGAGAAGAAGGGTAGGGGTAAGGGGGGCACCTGGGAGACCCTGGGGCTGGGAGGATTAAGGCTGGAGATGGGGTCATTTTCTTGTATCAGGAATTGAGGTTGGGAGGAAGGCAGGGGGGATTGATGCTGGGGTGGAGGGTGAGGAGACAGACCCAAAGTGTCTCAAGGGGAAGGGGTGAGAAAGGTGGTCTAAGGCCACCCATGTACTATGTTATTGCTGTCTGGGAAGGGAGGCTAGCAGGTGcagggagtgggggtggggagcatTCATGGAAAAGGATGCTGGGAGTAGGGGTGTGTACAGTGTGTGAAAGATGGTGGGGGAAGGTCCGGCTGAGTGTTTGAGAGGCAACTAGAGGCAAAGATGTCAAAGGAGGTGAGTAAGAGGAAGGGCAGGCAGCTTGGGATAGAGGCAAAGGGTAGATCAGGAGGGGGACGAGTGAAAGGGGTTCTGGGAGGGAATACCAAGGTTCTTCTGGGATGATGACAGCCCAGCCCTAGTGGGTGTGTTATAGAAGAGGCAGGTGTGTGTTTGTACTAATGGGGGGGGGAGCCATAGAAGTAATGGTCCACAGGATTTCAGTGTGATGGGTGGGTTGGGGTCACTAGAGGGGAGGGAGGTTTTCTAGCAACTCCACCATTTGCAGAAGGGGTCCAAGGTTGGAAAAGCCCAGAGCTAAGGGGTATGATGTCAGCATCATCCTTTGAGATGGAGCCATAAAGTGAAGGGcatggagagggaagggaggaggaggaggaggaagagcccATGCGAGGAAGGCCATAGCAAATGTCTTCTTTCCTGAGCCCTCTGCTAAGCATCTGCTCTTCCAATCTTGTTGGCAGATGATGCAGTGGGGACTTCTAACCACTCCCTGCTGAATACAGGAAAAGAACACGGGACTAGGAGCAAGTTCCCAGTTAAGCACGGCATTGACTTAGAGGGAAAGCTTCGGATTGTCCCTTTGGTGACTTCACCTGTGGTCTTGGCTCTTCGGGATTCGTGGGCTAGCCAAACCTCCCCAAGAACACACAGACAGAAGTCATCTTCTCAGGCGAGTGTTTTTCTGCTCCTGTACTCCTTAGTCCAGGAAACGTTTCCCTTGCAAAGGGCCTGCCACCTTCTGGTGGGACCCATGGAGACCCACTTCAACCTGGGCATCCTTCCCAGGAGGCTAATCCCTTGTCTCTCTTTGATTATTAAATATCTCCACAAGATGGGTTCTGCAGCCCTGAGTGCTAGGATTCAAAGGACTGGATTTGCCCCTTAGGAGATTTCAGAGGCTCAGAGTAAAGGCTGGGACTCAGCTAGGGGTGGGGAAGGTGCCAGATTGAACCTTCAGCCCTCCCCCTGTTTCCCCAGTCAGACGTTTAACCAAGAATATCTTGGGATCTTTGAGGATTTTCAATGGCCCAGAGTATCCCGGGGCACAGTTTCAAGGACTGCTGCCAGCTGGTCCCACTGGATGTCTCCCTTGGTTTCTACGCTCTTGCCCATCTTCCCCAAACCCCCGGAGCCTTGGCTGAGCCTCCCTGCGGTCCCACCAGGTGCCACCAAAGGAACCCTGCCGGTGCTTCTCACCTGGGGAGCCCTTTCATGCTTCCCATGCTCCCGGGCCGGCCAGAGCCAATGACAGTCCGTGGACAGAAGCCCCACCTCCCCCAGCCCCTGGCCACAATGTAGCTGCCTTCTGGCCCCAGTGACTATTCTCTGAGCCTTAGGGTGATGGGCTCCTCTTGGTCATGCTGCTGCTGGCAGAGGACTGAAATGGGCCCCGTTGGGTCCCAGCTGGTCCGACCGTGCTCTCTGAAGCCAGCCCTGCTGCTGGCCGCCCTCCTTTTTACGGCAGGGCTGGCCCTGGCCGATGCCGTCGCCAGCTGCCCGGTCCTGTGTACCTGCCGCAGCCAAGTGGTCGACTGCAGCAGCCAGCGCCTTTTCTCTGTGCCTCCTGACCTCCCACTGGACACTCGAAACCTCAGCCTAGCCCACAATCGCATCGCCACCGTTCCACCGGGCTATCTCACCTGCTATGGGGAGCTCCGGGTGCTGGACCTGCGGAACAACTCCCTGGTCGAGCTGCCCCCTGGGCTCTTCCTCCACGCCAAGAGACTGGCCCACTTGGACCTGAGTTACAACAACTTCAGCCACATCCCTGCGGACATGTTCCTCGAGGCTCAAGGGCTGGTCCGCATTGACCTGAGCCATAATCCCTGGCTGAGAAAAGTCCACCCGCAGGCCTTCCAGGGTCTCTCCCAGCTCCGAGAACTTGACCTCAGCTATGGGGGACTGGCTTTCCTCAGCCTCGAGGCCCTAGAGGGTCTGCCCGGACTAGTGACCCTCCAGATTGGTGGGAACCCCTGGGTATGTGGCTGTACCATGGAGCCCCTCCTGAAGTGGCTGAGAAATAAGATTCAGCGCTGTACAGCAGGTAGGAGATGGGCCGTTTGGGTTGGGTGTGAGGGGGCCAAGATGCCTTGGACGGGGGAAACATACTATTATAGGGCTCTTAGTCCCATTGAACAGGTCCAGGGAGAGAAAGTAGTGTACCCAGGCACACAGACATGGTTTTCAAATTTGAAACCCAATGCTTGAAGAGGGGCCCAGCTGCAAGGATCTTTGACCTTTGTCATGCCTCTTGATGGGCCGGGGAAGTCTATTAACCTTTCTCCAAATAATATACTTAACTGCACATAGGATGACAAAGGAAATCAACTCTATTAAAATAAAGCTATCAAgatgtttaaaacaaaaaattcacaGATCAGTGGCTAAGAATCCATTCACCTGAAGCTAGCGGAGTCCTAGAATCATAGACTGAGAGCTGAAGGGGAATTTAGAAGGCATctggtccaactccctcattttacaaggaggtaaactgaggcccagagaggaaaGGTGATTTCCTCAAGATCAAATGGGTAAGTAGCAGAACCGGGATTTCAGCTGCGCCCCCCACTCCTAAACCAGCCTTCTTTCCTTTGCAATCTGTTGAGCAAGGACAATGGAAAGCAGCCACAAAAGACTCTCCCCCAAGCTTCTAAGTATTggatttaaaatgctataaaaatgtgaaACCCATTATTGCTATTGGAGCTCTGCCCCAAACAAAGAGAAGTTATTATATTCTGGCTAATAGTCGTATTAGTTCACATTTCTTGAGTACTTTTTCTCACAGCAACCCAGGGAGTTGTGTATTAGCATGTCAAATTGTAGCTAATGTATTAGCACCCCCATTTTCCAGCTGAGGAGGAGCCTGGGATCCCAAAAGGGGAAGTAGCTTGCCAAGAAAATGTTGGAGTTGGGATCAAACCCAGAGGCTACAAATGTAAGACCAATTGTTAGTTTCCAACCCACACTGCCTACCTAAGGCTTTGTGGGGCATAACTGGCAGCTAGGCAGTTagaatgtgggggggggggcggcttAAGAGTCAGGAATACTTCCTGGAACTGGAATCCTTTCTCTCACACTTAATATCTGCATGACCCAAGCAAGTCATGTAatctctcttgcctcagtttcctcatctgtaaattgggagaATAAGGTCACCTACCTCCAAGAATTGTTTTGAGACTTCACTAAGATAACACAAGTAAATCATCTAGCCATCCTTAAAGGGCTCTACAGATGCAGGAGAGTATTATCAAAAGATCTCAGGAGAGGGCTGAGGGACTTGAAAAGAATTTTCTGGGGCTAGGAGGCTAGAATCTGAAAACCCAGAAAATTTAAAAGCAGCACAAAGTTCAAGCTCATTCCCAGTTTCTCCAGAATTTAGGGGCTGAAAGGATGTGGATACAACACCAAATTGAAGTACTAGCCAAGCCAGACGTAGCATAAAATGGATCCAGCTGTGAATGCAGCTACCAGTCACAGCCAAACCTGAGGCACAGCTCCACTAGCAGAATTCTGTGCAGAAAGGCTCAGCCCAGCAGGATCCTGCATTTCTCCAAATCCTGCCCAATGGTCAAACCAGTTGGATATGGCATATGAGCACAGCTATGACTTTCCTGCAGCGTGGGCTAGGAAGCCCCCTGGGAAAGGGTAGAGGAGTCGGGAAAATTCGAGGGAAGCTCTGGGAGCATTGGGTGTGGGTGTGGATGGGCCAGGACCAGAATAGTATGGGGGCCGTGGGTCACGACTACATCTCTTCCACAGAACTGTGGGAGGGAACTCCTTCAGGGCCGAAAATAGCTACAGAACCCACATGTGAGGTTCAGGTGCTTGGGCCAAGCAGCAATGGGGCTACATTAGGGGATACAGAGAGAAGGGATGGATGGAGCCATTTCAAATATCACACAACTCTAGGAGGTTGTTTCTTTCATATGTTCTTAAATTGATGGGAAAAGCTACAGAAAGCAGGTGTTTGGCAATTATTGGAGAGAATAACAAAGTCccatttctgcttctcttcatttGTTTTCTGCCTTGCCTG
Encoded here:
- the LRRC55 gene encoding leucine-rich repeat-containing protein 55; its protein translation is MGSSWSCCCWQRTEMGPVGSQLVRPCSLKPALLLAALLFTAGLALADAVASCPVLCTCRSQVVDCSSQRLFSVPPDLPLDTRNLSLAHNRIATVPPGYLTCYGELRVLDLRNNSLVELPPGLFLHAKRLAHLDLSYNNFSHIPADMFLEAQGLVRIDLSHNPWLRKVHPQAFQGLSQLRELDLSYGGLAFLSLEALEGLPGLVTLQIGGNPWVCGCTMEPLLKWLRNKIQRCTADSQLAECRGPPEVEGAPLFSLTEESFKACHLTLTLDDYLFIAFVGFVVSIASVATNFLLGITANCCHRWNKASEEEEI